A single region of the Sorghum bicolor cultivar BTx623 chromosome 9, Sorghum_bicolor_NCBIv3, whole genome shotgun sequence genome encodes:
- the LOC8061069 gene encoding myosin-17 isoform X2 produces MAATLKIVVGSHIWLEDKDLAWIDGEVFRNEGQNVHVHTTNGKTVIVSISDIHPKDTEVPSDGIDDMTRLSYLHEPGVLNNLAVRYAKNIIYTYTGNILIAINPFQSLPHLSEPRTMEKYKGANFGELDPHVFAIADVSYRQMMNEGKSNSILVSGESGAGKTETTKMLMRYLAFLGGRSRTGGRTVEQQVLESNPVLEAFGNAKTVRNNNSSRFGKFVEIQFDKSGKISGAAIRTYLLERSRVCQINSPERNYHCFYFLCAAPSEDIKSYKLADPSSFHYLNQSTCIKLDEISDAKEYLATRSAMNTVGITEQEQEATFRVVAAVLHLGNISFVKGREVDSSVIKDEKARFHLNAAAELLMCDCGNLENALIKRKINTPEGVITTIVDPNSATVSRDGLAKQIYSRLFDWLVNRLNASIGQDTSSDRLIGVLDIYGFESFKTNSFEQLCINFTNEKLQQHFNQNVFKMEQEEYNREQIDWSYIEFVDNQDVLDLIEKKPGGIIALLDEACMFPKCTHESFSQKLYEKFRNNKRFCKPKLSRTAFTIQHYAGEVTYQSDHFLDKNRDYVVVEHQELLNASKCSFVSGLFPSVLEENTKASKSSIATRFKWQLQELMETLSSTEPHYIRCIKPNNQLKPTTFENINVLQQLRCSGVLEAIRISCAGYPTRKIFHDFLCRFCILAPEVFTERNNEKITCQKILDKMGLHGYQIGRTKVFLRAGQMAELDARRTEVRNKAAIAIQNRFHTHVAREQFLALRMTSISFQSFVRVILACKLHVFLRKQAAVLHIQKSYRCYFAWKTYSELCSSAITLQTGLRAFGAYNEYIIRKQNKASTYVQACWRCHRDHLNYLKMKRSVLIYQCAWRRRIARGELRKLKMAARDTETLKVEKEKLEEHVEELTSRLGLEKNLRIDLEKNKAREISKLQAALREMEQRVEEAIEMQERELAKKAIEEALAQEREKITVLTNEVDGLKVLLLREREENSATKSALIVTREENDVLNKKIVVADANMEQLRDTVKRFEKNVTELESSLMKEKEQNTTIGRELNEAHQRVEELLRQIANANGKSTELQTAVQRLQESLIEGEATLLAERKESEATKKSLTEAHVKNEELLNKIEVAEHNINNFKDDIQRLEETATTLETSLLSEKQQNTAIISQLAEAQQGIEVLQKKFEDANKTIDLLQDSLKRCEDNTSTRDALYVAERQEHDQTKQALSKAQERNGELLRKVDDSEKTINKMLENAQRLEKHATARESLLLKTKQNLDCTTKALTEARGRNRDLVTSFEDSAKKVNMLEDSLNRLEECTAEKDSLLAVERQENKTTKEELANAQKTINELVHESQKSQEIRKQLEDTIKRFEAESTARDTILLSEKQAHETTKKVLTEIQWRNEELIKKIQDCDKNTLELQLTVERLQENTSTAEALLLREREQNNATMKAQAETQERNLQLLNKLEDVDRKISLLQGNVQRLGDNTAKDTLLLSEKREKDALKEALTESEYKNEELLMKTEEANKKVEHLQNTINLLKENMAASLEAERQENEAIKRSLVEAQERNDVLFKKVRDSEYRAHQLQDTVQKLQVDAISRLSNFVMDKQDGDGVKNAHTEAHGTNEDLMRRNENLLKRNDDLVKKVEDSAILVTELRGNLERLEGKAANLEAENQLLRQQAIATPPSTAKSSQAACSKINAFQQRCQESGHILNGNVAYAEMKSSTGPTETRPSMGSSLDLINHKDYENGQRLFNEVYQHQQPQNHQQLLLKYITQYLGFSGRKPIAAYLIYYCLLHWRSFEEAKTSVFDSIIQVVNSATEAQHDTRGLAYWLSNLSTLSVLLQRSFKASRATVSTSHRRRFSCERIFQANQTSSSGLACLSAQSVDGATAFHQIEARYPALLFKQQLVDQIEKVYGVISDKMKKELNPLLELCIQDPRTYSNQAKALMSPASGLGQQDQLMHWLSIVKIFNSYLHVLRANHVPSILVHKLLTQIFSMVNVQLFNRLLLRRECCSFSNGQYIKDGLTQLRYWCNDVSQEFADSAWVALRHIRQAVDFVVISLKPIRTWEEICNDICPALSLQQLERIVGMYWDDLNGTNVTSAEFISSMRATLREESNSVSSFSVLLDDDSSIPFSLEDISKSMPNIEETSVSDLLPFIHENQNFAFILQ; encoded by the exons ATG GCTGCCACATTAAAGATTGTTGTAGGCTCCCATATATGGCTGGAGGATAAAGATTTAGCTTGGATTGATGGCGAGGTTTTCCGAAATGAAGGTCAAAATGTCCATGTCCACACTACCAATGGAAAGACG GTTATTGTGAGCATATCAGACATTCATCCAAAGGACACAGAAGTGCCATCTGATGGCATTGATGACATGACAAGGCTATCATACCTGCATGAACCTGGTGTTCTAAATAATCTTGCTGTTCGATATGCAAAAAATATAATTTAT ACCTATACTGGCAATATTCTGATTGCAATTAATCCATTCCAAAGTCTGCCTCATCTTTCTGAGCCCCGTACCATGGAGAAGTACAAAGGTGCAAATTTTGGCGAGCTAGACCCTCATGTGTTTGCAATTGCCGATGTTTCTTACAG GCAGATGATGAATGAGGGAAAGAGCAACTCCATTTTGGTGAGTGGTGAAAGTGGTGCTGGTAAAACTGAAACCACAAAGATGCTAATGAGATATCTTGCTTTTTTGGGCGGACGGTCTAGAACAGGCGGGAGGACAGTTGAACAACAAGTATTAGAA TCTAATCCAGTCCTTGAAGCTTTTGGCAATGCAAAGACTGTCCGTAACAACAACTCAAG TCGATTTGGAAAATTTGTTGAAATCCAATTTGACAAGAGTGGGAAGATATCAGGTGCTGCCATTAGAACATACTTGCTTGAAAGATCTCGTGTTTGCCAAATCAATAGTCCAGAGAGAAACTACCATTGCTTTTACTTCCTATGTGCAGCACCATCGGAG GATATCAAAAGCTATAAGCTTGCTGACCCATCATCATTCCACTATCTCAACCAATCCACGTGCATTAAACTTGACGAAATTAGTGATGCTAAGGAATATCTTGCAACACGAAGTGCAATGAATACAGTTGGCATTACTGAGCAAGAACAG GAGGCTACATTCCGGGTAGTTGCTGCTGTGCTCCATCTTGGTAACATCAGTTTTGTGAAAGGGAGAGAGGTAGATTCATCTGTAATAAAGGACGAGAAAGCTAGGTTCCATCTTAATGCAGCAGCAGAGCTCTTGAT GTGTGATTGTGGGAATCTGGAGAATGCATTAATAAAGAGGAAAATAAATACACCAGAAGGAGTTATAACCACAATAGTTGATCCTAATTCTGCTACTGTTAGCAGGGATGGCTTAGCAAAGCAAATATATTCTCGACTATTTGACTG GCTCGTAAACAGACTAAATGCCTCCATAGGACAAGATACATCCTCTGACCGATTGATTGGAGTACTTGATATCTATGGTTTCGAAAGTTTTAAGACTAATAG CTTTGAGCAATTATGCATCAATTTCACCAATGAAAAACTTCAACAGCATTTTAATCAG AATGTCTTCAAAATGGAGCAGGAAGAGTATAATAGGGAGCAGATCGACTGGAGCTACATAGAATTTGTCGACAACCAAGATGTTCTAGACTTAATTGAGAAG aagCCTGGTGGAATTATTGCACTGCTTGATGAAGCTTG TATGTTTCCTAAGTGCACACATGAATCATTTTCTCAGAAGCTGTATGAGAAATTCAGGAATAACAAAAGATTTTGCAAACCAAAGCTTTCTCGCACTGCGTTTACCATACAGCATTATGCAGGAGAA GTAACTTACCAATCTGATCATTTCCTGGACAAAAACAGAGACTATGTAGTTGTAGAACATCAAGAATTACTTAATGCTTCCAAGTGCTCTTTTGTGTCAGGGTTATTCCCATCAGTACTAGAGGAGAACACAAAAGCATCAAAGTCTTCCATTGCTACTCGCTTCAAG TGGCAACTCCAAGAACTAATGGAGACTTTGAGTTCTACGGAACCTCATTACATCAGATGTATTAAGCCCAACAATCAACTTAAGCCTACTACTTTTGAGAACATCAATGTTCTGCAGCAACTCCGGTGTTCA GGTGTTCTTGAAGCTATTAGAATCAGTTGTGCTGGATATCCTACAAgaaaaatatttcatgattttctcTGTCGATTTTGCATTCTTGCTCCTGAAGTTTTCACAGAAAG AAACAATGAAAAGATAACATGCCAAAAGATTTTGGACAAGATGGGACTCCATGGTTATCAG ATTGGAAGAACAAAGGTGTTCCTGAGAGCTGGTCAGATGGCTGAATTAGATGCTAGAAGAACTGAAGTGCGGAATAAAGCAGCTATAGCTATTCAGAATAGATTTCACACTCATGTTGCTCGTGAGCAATTCCTTGCATTACGCATGACATCAATATCTTTTCAATCTTTTGTTAGAG TGATATTGGCCTGCAAGTTACATGTTTTCCTCAGAAAACAAGCTGCAGTACTGCATATACAGAAAAGTTACCGCTGCTATTTTGCTTGGAAGACTTATTCAGAGCTATGTTCTTCAGCCATTACATTGCAGACAGGGTTAAGGGCCTTTGGTGCTTATAACGAATACATTAtcagaaaacaaaataaagCCTCTACTTATGTCCAG GCTTGTTGGCGTTGCCATAGGGATCATTTGAATTACCTTAAAATGAAAAGATCGGTGCTAATTTACCAGTGTGCATGGAGAAGACGGATTGCTAGAGGAGAACTCAGAAAGCTCAAAATG GCTGCAAGGGACACAGAAACCCTGAAGGTGGAGAAGGAGAAACTTGAGGAGCACGTGGAAGAGCTGACTAGCCGTTTGGGCTTGGAAAAGAATCTTAGG ATTGATCTAGAGAAGAATAAGGCAAGAGAAATTTCCAAACTACAGGCTGCTCTTCGTGAGATGGAGCAGCGGGTTGAAGAAGCCATAGAGATGCAGGAAAGAGAATTAGCCAAAAAGGCTATTGAGGAAGCtttagctcaagaaagagaaaagatcaCCGTATTAACTAATGAAGTTGATGGGTTGAAG GTACTACTATTAAGAGAACGAGAAGAAAACAGTGCAACTAAGAGTGCACTCATTGTTACTCGGGAAGAAAATGATGTGCTGAATAAGAAAATTGTGGTTGCAGATGCAAACATGGAGCAGCTTAGAGATACTGTAAAGAG ATTTGAAAAGAATGTGACTGAACTGgagtcttcattgatgaaagaaaaggaacaaaacactacaattggAAGGGAACTAAATGAAGCACACCAGAGGGTTGAAGAATTACTGAGACAAATTGCAAATGCCAACGGGAAATCCACAGAGCTTCAGACTGCTGTGCAAAG GCTGCAAGAAAGTTTAATTGAGGGAGAAGCTACTTTGCTtgcagaaagaaaagaaagtgaaGCAACCAAGAAATCACTCACTGAAGCTCATGTAAAAAATGAGGAACTACTCAATAAAATTGAAGTAGCTGAACATAACATTAATAACTTCAAAGACGACATCCAAAG ACTTGAAGAAACTGCAACAACTTTGGAGACTTCATTGTTATCTGAGAAACAACAGAATACTGCAATAATTTCACAATTAGCTGAAGCACAACAGGGCATTGAAGTACTGCAGAAGAAATTTGAAGATGCCAATAAGACAATTGATCTGCTTCAAGATTCTTTGAAAAG GTGTGAGGACAACACAAGCACAAGGGATGCCTTATATGTAGCAGAAAGGCAGGAGCATGATCAAACCAAACAAGCACTTTCCAAAGCTCAGGAAAGAAATGGGGAATTGCTTAGGAAAGTTGATGATAGTGAGAAAACTATAAACAAGATGCTGGAGAATGCTCAGAG ACTTGAGAAACATGCAACAGCAAGGGAATCTTTGCTTCTTAAGACAAAGCAGAATCTTGACTGCACTACAAAAGCACTAACTGAAGCACGAGGGAGAAACCGAGACTTAGTGACAAGTTTTGAGGATTCAGCTAAAAAAGTCAATATGCTTGAGGATTCACTTAACAG ACTAGAAGAATGCACAGCAGAGAAAGACTCTTTGTTGGCAGTAGAAAGACAAGAAAACAAAACGACCAAAGAAGAACTGGCTAATGCCCAGAAAACAATTAATGAATTAGTACACGAGTCACAGAAGTCCCAGGAAATAAGAAAACAATTGGAAGATACCATCAAGAG GTTTGAAGCAGAATCTACTGCCAGAGACACAATATTATTATCAGAGAAACAGGCACATGAGACGACCAAGAAAGTTCTAACTGAAATTCAGTGGAGAAATGAAGAGTTGATCAAGAAAATTCAGGATTGTGATAAAAATACTCTTGAGCTTCAGCTAACTGTGGAGAG GCTTCAGGAAAACACATCTACTGCAGAGGCTTTACTGTTGAGAGAACGTGAACAAAACAATGCAACCATGAAGGCACAAGCTGAAACTCAAGAAAGAAATTTGCAGTTACTAAACAAGCTTGAGGACGTTGACAGAAAAATCAGTCTTCTTCAAGGAAATGTACAAAG GCTTGGTGATAACACAGCAAAAGACACTTTGCTGCTATCTGAGAAACGTGAGAAGGATGCCCTGAAGGAAGCACTTACTGAGAGTGAATACAAAAATGAAGAGTTACTGATGAAAACTGAAGAAGCCAACAAAAAAGTTGAGCATCTTCAAAACACTATAAATTT GCTTAAGGAGAATATGGCAGCTTCTTTGGAAGCTGAAAGACAAGAAAATGAAGCAATCAAGAGGTCCCTTGTTGAAGCTCAGGAGAGAAACGATGTATTATTTAAGAAAGTTAGGGATAGCGAATACAGGGCCCACCAGCTTCAAGATACTGTCCAAAA GCTTCAAGTAGATGCCATATCTAGACTGTCTAACTTTGTAATGGACAAACAAGATGGCGATGGTGTCAAGAATGCACATACTGAAGCTCATGGAACAAATGAAGATCTAATGAGGAGAAATGAAAACCTCCTAAAAAGGAATGATGACTTGGTGAAGAAGGTTGAAGATTCTGCTATACTTGTTACTGAGCTTCGAGGGAACTTAGAAAG GTTAGAAGGGAAAGCTGCCAACTTAGAGGCTGAAAATCAATTGCTTCGTCAACAAGCAATTGCAACTCCTCCATCCACAGCAAAGTCTTCTCAAGCTGCATGCTCTAAAATCA ATGCATTTCAACAGAGATGTCAAGAAAGTGGTCATATTTTAAATGGCAACGTAGCATATGCTGAAATGAAGTCCTCAACCGGTCCAACAGAAACGAGACCCTCAATG GGTAGTTCCCTTGATTTGATTAACCACAAGGATTATGAAAATGGGCAAAGGTTATTTAATGAAGTATATCAG CACCAGCAACCCCAGAATCATCAGCAGTTATTGCTCAAATATATTACCCAGTATCTTGGATTCTCTGGGAGAAAACCTATTGCTGCTTATCTTATATACTATTGTCTTCTTCATTGGAGATCTTTTGAAGAAGCAAAGACAAGTGTCTTTGACAGTATTATACAAGTTGTAAACTCAGCAACTGAG gctcaacatgatacgAGAGGCTTGGCCTACTGGCTGTCCAACTTATCCACATTGTCAGTTCTCCTGCAACGCTCATTTAAAGCTTCCAGGGCAACTGTCTCAACTTCACATAGACGAAGGTTTTCCTGTGAAAGGATTTTTCAAGCCAATCAAACTTCAAGCAGTGGACTTGCTTGTCTCAGTGCTCAATCAGTGGATGGAGCTACCGCGTTTCACCAAATTGAAGCAAGATATCCGGCTTTGCTCTTCAAGCAGCAGCTAGTGGATCAGATTGAAAAGGTGTATGGAGTGATAAGCGACAAAATGAAAAAGGAGCTAAACCCATTACTTGAGTTGTGCATACAG GATCCAAGAACTTACTCAAATCAAGCAAAGGCCTTGATGTCTCCTGCTAGTGGCTTGGGCCAACAGGACCAACTCATGCATTGGCTGAGCATCGTGAAAATCTTCAATAGCTATTTGCATGTTCTCAGAGCCAATCAT GTCCCCTCAATTTTGGTCCACAAATTGCTTACCCAAATATTTTCTATGGTCAATGTGCAATTATTTAACAG GCTTCTCTTGAGGCGTGAGTGCTGTTCCTTTAGCAATGGGCAATACATCAAAGATGGGCTAACTCAACTAAGATATTGGTGCAATGACGTCAGTCAAGAG TTTGCAGACTCCGCATGGGTAGCACTGAGGCATATAAGACAAGCTGTTGACTTTGTG GTAATTTCTCTGAAGCCAATAAGGACATGGGAAGAGATATGCAATGATATTTGCCCG GCTCTCAGTTTGCAGCAGCTAGAGCGGATAGTCGGTATGTATTGGGACGATTTAAATGGCACAAACGTAACATCTGCCGAG TTCATATCAAGCATGAGAGCTACGCTGCGTGAAGAATCAAATAGCGTCTCCAGCTTTTCGGTCCTGCTGGATGATGATTCCAG CATACCTTTTTCGCTTGAAGATATCTCGAAGTCGATGCCAAACATTGAGGAGACGTCAGTTAGTGACCTGCTACCTTTTATCCACGAGAACCAAAATTTTGCGTTTATATTGCAATAG